In a genomic window of Candidatus Baltobacteraceae bacterium:
- the glmU gene encoding bifunctional UDP-N-acetylglucosamine diphosphorylase/glucosamine-1-phosphate N-acetyltransferase GlmU, translating to MSVRAIVLAAGKGTRMKSAMPKVLHDLCGRPLLWHVLASLRRAGVDEIVVVSNPELDPLLADFGVASIVQQEQLGTGHAVQVALRQLEAREGGRVIVAYGDMPLVDDGIFEEILGALAGNGAGGAALAIVTATMPLPSNFGRVIRSGDGVERIVEVKDATPAELAVDEMNAGIYAFEESALRAGIAHLRNDNAQKEYYLTDMVEMFAQDGKRVVPIKSNDHLHVLGINDRVELAIARKELNARLCARYMRDGATIVDPETTYLEPELTIGRDTIVYPNTTIGRLSEIGERCVIGPNARLSNARLGDDVSVRESVVIDSTVGNHVRIGPFAHLRGNTELAADVHVGNFVEVKNSRLARGVKAGHLTYLGDATIGARSNIGAGTITCNYDGTTKHPTTIGENVFIGSNTSLVAPVTIGDGALTGASAVVIKDVAAGERVAGNPARPLPKKPAG from the coding sequence ATGAGCGTTCGAGCGATCGTCCTAGCGGCGGGCAAAGGTACGCGCATGAAGAGCGCGATGCCCAAAGTGCTGCACGATCTGTGCGGCCGTCCGTTGCTTTGGCACGTCTTGGCCTCGCTGCGGCGCGCCGGCGTCGACGAGATCGTGGTGGTCAGCAACCCCGAACTCGATCCACTGCTCGCGGATTTCGGCGTAGCGAGCATCGTTCAGCAAGAGCAGCTCGGAACCGGGCATGCCGTGCAAGTGGCGCTGCGGCAATTGGAAGCGCGCGAGGGCGGACGCGTGATCGTCGCCTACGGCGACATGCCGCTCGTCGACGACGGAATCTTCGAGGAGATCCTGGGCGCGCTTGCGGGTAACGGCGCGGGGGGCGCGGCGCTCGCAATCGTCACCGCGACGATGCCGCTACCCTCGAACTTCGGGCGCGTGATCCGCAGCGGCGACGGCGTCGAGCGCATCGTCGAAGTCAAAGACGCAACTCCCGCCGAACTCGCCGTCGACGAAATGAACGCCGGCATCTACGCGTTCGAAGAATCGGCGCTGCGCGCGGGCATCGCGCACCTGCGCAACGACAACGCGCAAAAAGAATACTACCTCACCGACATGGTGGAGATGTTCGCCCAAGACGGAAAACGAGTCGTGCCGATAAAATCGAACGATCACCTCCACGTACTCGGTATCAATGACCGCGTCGAACTCGCGATCGCCCGCAAAGAACTCAACGCGCGGCTCTGCGCGCGGTACATGCGCGACGGCGCGACCATCGTCGATCCGGAGACGACCTATCTCGAACCGGAACTCACCATCGGACGCGATACGATCGTCTATCCGAACACGACGATCGGGCGACTCTCGGAGATCGGCGAACGCTGCGTGATCGGGCCTAACGCGCGCCTCTCGAACGCCCGGCTCGGCGACGACGTGAGCGTACGCGAGAGCGTCGTGATCGACAGCACCGTCGGAAACCACGTCCGGATCGGGCCTTTCGCGCATCTGCGCGGCAACACCGAGCTAGCGGCGGACGTGCACGTCGGCAATTTCGTCGAGGTAAAGAACTCGCGCCTCGCGCGCGGCGTCAAAGCCGGACACCTAACCTATCTTGGCGATGCGACGATCGGCGCGCGCAGCAACATCGGCGCCGGCACCATCACGTGCAACTACGACGGCACCACCAAGCACCCCACGACGATCGGCGAGAACGTGTTCATCGGCTCCAACACGTCGCTGGTAGCGCCGGTGACGATCGGCGACGGCGCGCTGACTGGTGCGTCGGCCGTGGTAATCAAAGACGTCGCCGCCGGCGAACGCGTCGCGGGTAATCCCGCCCGTCCGCTGCCGAAAAAACCGGCCGGCTAA
- a CDS encoding S53 family peptidase — MTKRIGATFAVAGMLAATACAGHGGSLPPIGSQSPASSGAATSRAVSAAAAAPSGWAPTGTQALQLANASDRGALAASTPLTVRLGLQLRNADGLKAAVAGGTRVDPSAFDAQYAPTPAQVAAVTAYLRGQGFTNIAVEPNNLLVSADATSAIVQKAFDTTLHAFTQQNTNVFANTSPAFVPQSLSGIVVAVLGLNNAVKVRAAPITPCGIGSGATCVRFDYNPSTFWKTYDVGSTPAGSNTSVAVMAEGDVSSVIGDLRVAESHFGLPQVPASVVRVGLASPDVAGVDEWDLDTQASSGMAGALKHLYIYATTSLTDSDIALEYNKWVTQDLAQIGNSSFGGCEFGPYLDGSMLVDDEILLQGAAQGQTMFASSGDTGSFCSVGTPNGVPAGAPLVEYPAASPYVVAVGGTTLLSNADASYEGELAWNAGGGGVSQFEYSPYWQQGVQPSNPSAAGAPVSLRGLPDIAMDADPNTGADVYVGGALTVIGGTSLSSPLAAGVYARLQSAHDNALGLGSPAFYKIYSQATPGAPVAGPPPTRAYGGFHDILTGGNGAYSALPGFDYTTGLGTFDVSATNATIGK, encoded by the coding sequence ATGACGAAGCGTATCGGCGCAACATTCGCGGTCGCCGGCATGTTGGCTGCGACCGCGTGCGCCGGCCACGGCGGCTCGCTGCCGCCGATCGGATCGCAATCTCCGGCGAGCTCCGGCGCGGCGACCAGCCGCGCCGTCTCCGCGGCGGCGGCAGCTCCAAGCGGGTGGGCACCGACGGGTACGCAAGCGCTGCAGCTTGCAAATGCGAGCGATCGGGGAGCCCTCGCCGCATCGACTCCGCTAACCGTGCGGCTGGGCCTGCAGCTGCGCAATGCCGACGGGCTCAAAGCCGCCGTCGCCGGCGGCACCAGGGTCGATCCGTCCGCGTTCGACGCGCAATACGCGCCCACGCCGGCACAAGTCGCTGCCGTCACGGCGTATCTGCGCGGTCAAGGGTTCACCAACATCGCCGTCGAGCCGAACAACCTGCTGGTGAGCGCCGACGCAACGTCGGCTATCGTGCAGAAGGCTTTCGATACCACGCTGCACGCGTTCACGCAGCAAAATACGAACGTCTTCGCCAACACGTCGCCGGCGTTCGTGCCGCAATCGCTCTCGGGCATCGTGGTCGCCGTGCTCGGGCTCAATAACGCCGTGAAAGTACGCGCCGCGCCGATCACTCCGTGCGGCATCGGATCCGGGGCGACGTGCGTTCGCTTCGACTACAATCCATCGACGTTCTGGAAGACGTACGACGTCGGCAGTACGCCGGCCGGATCGAATACGTCGGTCGCGGTGATGGCCGAAGGAGACGTCTCGTCGGTGATCGGCGATCTGCGCGTCGCCGAAAGTCATTTCGGGCTGCCGCAGGTTCCGGCGAGCGTCGTGCGGGTCGGGCTCGCGAGCCCCGACGTGGCGGGCGTGGACGAATGGGATCTCGACACGCAAGCGTCGAGCGGCATGGCCGGCGCGCTCAAGCATCTCTATATCTACGCAACCACGTCGCTCACCGACTCCGATATCGCGCTCGAATATAACAAGTGGGTGACGCAGGACCTCGCGCAGATCGGGAACTCGTCGTTCGGCGGCTGCGAATTCGGGCCGTATCTCGACGGCTCGATGCTCGTCGACGACGAGATCCTGCTACAAGGCGCGGCGCAAGGCCAGACGATGTTTGCCTCGAGCGGCGATACCGGATCGTTTTGTTCGGTCGGAACGCCCAACGGCGTTCCCGCCGGCGCGCCGCTAGTCGAATATCCGGCAGCGTCACCATACGTGGTGGCGGTTGGCGGCACGACGCTGCTGAGCAACGCGGATGCAAGCTACGAAGGCGAGCTCGCGTGGAACGCCGGCGGCGGCGGCGTTAGTCAGTTCGAGTACTCGCCGTACTGGCAGCAAGGCGTACAGCCGAGCAATCCGAGCGCGGCCGGCGCGCCGGTCAGCCTACGCGGTTTGCCGGACATCGCGATGGACGCGGATCCGAACACCGGCGCCGACGTTTACGTGGGCGGTGCGCTCACGGTCATCGGCGGCACCAGCCTCTCCTCGCCGCTCGCGGCGGGCGTCTATGCGAGACTGCAAAGCGCGCATGACAACGCTCTGGGCTTGGGATCGCCCGCCTTCTACAAGATCTATTCGCAAGCGACGCCCGGTGCGCCGGTGGCCGGACCGCCGCCTACCCGCGCTTACGGCGGTTTCCACGATATTCTCACGGGCGGCAACGGCGCGTATAGCGCGCTGCCGGGCTTCGACTACACCACGGGTCTCGGCACTTTCGACGTCAGCGCAACCAACGCGACGATCGGAAAATAG
- a CDS encoding S53 family peptidase: MKKLSAVALVVGLATAACSGQGGGGAVPPIGSQPQASAVGAGNSRAAKSVAAAPSGWASTATQSVGLLNASDLGAVSGSKPMTVRLGLQMRNADALKSLVASGQTIDQSALATQYGPTQAQVASVTSYLQSQGFTNVSVEPNNLLVSADATAAVVQKAFNTTIHSFTQNGATVLANVAPAYVPQSLSGTVVAVLGLNTAQMMKPKPQLKPTACIKSVNTPVAPTCVRFYDPATFQITYDAGNTPSGSNTAVAIMAEGNVNSSIADLRVNESHFNLPQVPVNVVPVGLPSTDTAGADEWTLDMTYSSGIAGNLKALYLYDTTSLTDSDIALEYNKWVTQHRTNIGNSSFGGCEFGPYLDGSMLVDDEILLEGAAQGQTMFVSTGDSGGFCGVGVPNGVPAGAPFVEYPAASPYVVAVGGTDLFSNADGTYKGENSWEAGGGGLSQFEYSPYWEASEQPVSAQGQNFRGLPDVAMDASLESGALLYTSGSAVNGSCTPCTSGGTSLASPLAAGVFARLQTAHHNTLGFAPPLFYNNYHAHAAPGTALLGPPPTQPIGGFHDVLTGSNVTYSALPRYDYTTGLGSFDISIANAQIGQ, translated from the coding sequence ATGAAAAAACTCAGTGCCGTAGCACTGGTGGTCGGCTTAGCCACGGCCGCCTGCTCGGGTCAAGGCGGGGGCGGAGCCGTGCCGCCTATCGGTTCGCAGCCGCAAGCTAGCGCCGTCGGCGCGGGCAATAGCCGCGCCGCTAAATCGGTCGCGGCCGCACCCAGCGGATGGGCTTCCACGGCCACCCAATCGGTCGGCCTTCTCAACGCAAGCGATCTCGGGGCCGTATCGGGTTCGAAGCCGATGACCGTGCGCCTCGGGCTCCAGATGCGCAACGCCGATGCGCTCAAATCGCTCGTCGCCTCCGGGCAAACGATCGATCAATCGGCGCTCGCAACCCAGTACGGACCAACGCAAGCGCAAGTCGCAAGCGTGACGTCGTACCTGCAGAGCCAAGGCTTCACCAACGTGAGCGTCGAGCCCAACAACCTGCTCGTTAGCGCCGACGCGACGGCGGCGGTAGTGCAAAAAGCCTTCAACACCACGATTCACTCTTTCACGCAGAACGGCGCGACGGTGCTTGCAAACGTTGCGCCCGCTTACGTTCCGCAATCGCTTTCGGGAACCGTGGTGGCCGTGCTCGGCTTGAACACGGCGCAGATGATGAAACCCAAGCCGCAGCTCAAACCGACGGCGTGCATCAAGTCCGTCAATACGCCGGTCGCGCCGACATGCGTGCGTTTTTACGACCCGGCCACCTTCCAAATCACCTACGACGCCGGGAACACGCCGTCCGGTTCGAATACGGCCGTCGCGATCATGGCCGAAGGCAACGTAAACTCATCGATCGCGGATCTACGCGTCAACGAATCGCATTTCAACCTGCCGCAAGTTCCGGTGAACGTCGTGCCCGTCGGGCTGCCCAGCACCGATACGGCCGGTGCCGATGAATGGACGCTCGACATGACGTATTCGAGCGGGATCGCCGGCAACCTCAAGGCGCTCTATCTCTACGACACCACGTCGCTTACCGATTCCGATATCGCACTGGAATACAACAAGTGGGTGACGCAGCACCGCACGAACATCGGCAACTCGTCGTTCGGCGGCTGCGAGTTCGGTCCGTACCTCGACGGCTCGATGCTCGTTGACGACGAGATCTTGCTCGAAGGCGCCGCACAAGGCCAAACGATGTTCGTTTCGACCGGCGACTCCGGCGGTTTCTGCGGAGTCGGCGTACCCAATGGCGTGCCGGCAGGCGCACCCTTCGTCGAATATCCGGCGGCTTCGCCGTACGTCGTCGCGGTCGGCGGGACCGACCTGTTTTCGAATGCCGACGGCACCTACAAAGGCGAGAACTCCTGGGAAGCCGGCGGCGGCGGGTTGAGCCAGTTCGAATACTCCCCGTATTGGGAAGCGAGCGAACAACCGGTGAGCGCGCAGGGTCAGAACTTCCGCGGATTGCCCGACGTGGCGATGGATGCCTCGCTCGAATCCGGCGCGCTGCTCTACACCTCCGGTTCGGCGGTGAACGGTTCGTGCACGCCCTGCACGTCCGGCGGAACGAGCCTCGCATCGCCACTCGCGGCCGGCGTTTTCGCTCGCCTGCAGACGGCGCACCACAATACGCTCGGCTTCGCGCCGCCGCTCTTCTATAACAACTATCACGCGCACGCCGCCCCGGGAACCGCACTGCTCGGACCGCCGCCGACGCAGCCGATCGGCGGATTCCACGACGTGCTGACCGGCTCCAACGTCACCTATTCGGCACTTCCACGCTACGATTACACGACCGGACTGGGCAGCTTCGATATCTCAATCGCCAACGCGCAGATCGGACAATAG